From Permianibacter aggregans, a single genomic window includes:
- a CDS encoding bifunctional transcriptional activator/DNA repair enzyme AdaA yields MMNTALAFNDEYWQAFVAADADYDGLFWVGVETTGIFCRPSCRARKPLKQNCQVFDASEQALEAGFRPCKRCKPELLAHEHPRWVQRVLNALHEHPEHRLKDEDVAALHVSPVRLRRYFHRRYQCTFQQWQRQQRVSITSQKMREGARLSEAVTGFQSEGGYRAALKKLIDAPNQHSSTVMAIQHLSTPLGDMLAGVIDGQLVLLEFVVKQRHLRQLKIARRLFQASLIEQRSALHETLQQQLNEYFAGTRKNFSIPLQTPGTEFQQKVWQQLQAIPYGETRAYQALAENVGVAGASRAVGTANGANRIAILVPCHRVINKSGNLGGYGGGLRRKSQLLALEREGHVK; encoded by the coding sequence ATGATGAACACCGCACTCGCTTTCAACGATGAATACTGGCAAGCCTTTGTTGCCGCTGACGCCGATTATGACGGCCTGTTCTGGGTTGGCGTCGAAACGACCGGTATTTTCTGCCGACCGTCCTGTCGGGCTCGCAAACCACTGAAGCAGAATTGCCAGGTGTTCGATGCCAGCGAGCAGGCGCTGGAAGCCGGCTTTCGACCCTGCAAGCGCTGCAAGCCGGAACTGTTGGCACACGAACATCCTCGCTGGGTACAGCGGGTACTGAACGCATTGCATGAGCATCCAGAGCACCGCCTGAAGGACGAGGACGTTGCCGCGCTGCATGTCTCGCCGGTGCGCTTGCGTCGTTATTTTCATCGCCGTTATCAATGCACCTTTCAGCAATGGCAGCGTCAGCAGCGGGTCAGCATTACGAGCCAAAAAATGCGCGAAGGGGCTCGCTTGAGTGAAGCCGTTACCGGCTTTCAAAGTGAAGGAGGCTATCGGGCGGCGCTGAAAAAGTTGATCGATGCACCGAACCAGCACAGCAGCACAGTCATGGCCATTCAACACTTGAGCACGCCGCTCGGCGATATGCTGGCCGGTGTCATTGATGGCCAATTGGTGCTGCTGGAATTTGTTGTCAAACAGCGCCATCTGCGCCAATTGAAAATTGCCCGGCGCTTATTTCAAGCCAGCCTGATCGAACAGCGCAGCGCCCTGCATGAAACCCTGCAACAACAACTGAATGAGTATTTCGCCGGCACACGGAAAAATTTTTCCATTCCGCTGCAAACACCCGGCACCGAATTCCAGCAAAAAGTCTGGCAGCAATTGCAGGCGATTCCTTATGGCGAAACCCGCGCCTATCAGGCGCTGGCAGAAAACGTGGGAGTTGCCGGCGCCAGTCGCGCGGTCGGCACCGCCAATGGCGCCAATCGCATTGCGATTCTGGTGCCCTGTCATCGAGTCATCAACAAATCCGGCAATCTTGGCGGTTATGGAGGCGGCCTGCGGCGCAAGTCGCAGTTGTTGGCATTGGAACGCGAAGGCCACGTTAAGTAG
- a CDS encoding ATP-binding protein: MDWLKRRLEPLRQWLPFLPAVNQVAEIQSGMVRPAELQWHLAEQLEALPERLQQALQVEPLAAGDSRFVGREKAIEQLQKSLDDWQRERPSLTAIIAPNGAGMTSLINQVRGSLPSQQKSYYLSLAQRFLETDDVMALFNSLFKLPRAAENIDDLIVLVNDQPRAIVFIDDGHMLLARRMGAKTALEAFMAVLVASQKQHCWIIACANQAWRRLVFTHQLDRYMQRQIELDYLSESEFVEAIEQRLPDGQFPWAERENKKEDEDDPLPDMLKPIYKLCSGQIELGLFFLADALSVNDKQQLCLEKLAVLDVNGLGGSDVEEQFTLAEIFLHGGLTELEHRHMFRLSREQSLLRLDRLHRLGVLTLSRTPGAETSNRYRLNPLLTQATVKQLEHSNRLY, from the coding sequence ATGGATTGGCTGAAACGCCGTTTGGAACCCCTGCGCCAGTGGCTGCCTTTTTTGCCGGCAGTCAATCAGGTGGCGGAGATCCAGTCCGGCATGGTGCGTCCCGCCGAGCTGCAATGGCATTTGGCCGAGCAGCTGGAAGCCTTGCCTGAACGACTGCAACAAGCACTGCAAGTCGAGCCGCTGGCCGCCGGTGACTCGCGCTTTGTCGGGCGGGAAAAGGCCATCGAGCAACTGCAAAAAAGCCTTGATGACTGGCAGCGTGAACGGCCATCGCTGACCGCCATCATCGCGCCCAATGGCGCCGGCATGACTAGCCTGATTAACCAAGTACGTGGCAGCCTGCCGTCGCAACAAAAATCGTATTACCTGAGCCTGGCGCAGCGTTTCCTTGAAACCGATGACGTCATGGCTTTGTTCAACAGCTTATTCAAACTGCCGAGAGCGGCAGAAAACATCGACGACCTGATTGTGCTGGTCAATGACCAGCCGCGCGCCATCGTTTTCATCGACGACGGCCATATGCTGCTGGCCCGGCGCATGGGCGCCAAGACGGCACTGGAAGCCTTCATGGCGGTGCTGGTTGCCAGTCAGAAACAACACTGCTGGATCATCGCCTGTGCCAACCAGGCGTGGCGGCGGCTGGTGTTCACCCACCAACTCGATCGGTATATGCAGCGCCAGATCGAACTCGATTATTTGAGCGAGTCGGAGTTCGTCGAGGCCATCGAACAACGCCTGCCGGACGGGCAGTTCCCGTGGGCAGAGCGGGAAAACAAAAAAGAAGACGAGGACGACCCGCTGCCCGACATGCTGAAGCCGATTTACAAGCTATGCAGCGGCCAAATCGAACTGGGATTGTTCTTCCTGGCCGATGCCCTGAGCGTTAACGACAAGCAGCAACTTTGTCTGGAAAAACTGGCTGTGCTCGACGTCAACGGCCTCGGCGGCAGTGATGTCGAGGAGCAATTCACGCTGGCGGAGATTTTTCTGCACGGCGGCCTGACCGAGTTGGAGCATCGGCACATGTTCCGCTTGAGCAGAGAACAAAGCTTGTTGCGTCTGGACCGCCTGCACCGGCTCGGTGTGCTGACGCTAAGCCGGACGCCGGGCGCCGAAACCAGCAACCGTTATCGACTGAATCCGCTGCTAACCCAGGCCACGGTCAAACAACTGGAACACAGCAACCGGCTATATTGA
- a CDS encoding mechanosensitive ion channel family protein produces MEEKVIEQFFELLSWRKLLNTAAVLIVTWLVLIVLEKAVSLLAERFPRYRQVPNRFYPLARVFIWGVITIFVIVVILDPPDTVLFTLLGSTGLAIGLAAQDGLRNMLAGLMIMFNPPYRVGDMIELAGHYGEVIKLDWSVTWLRTFDDSVVMVPNGEILKNTVSNSSAGSLDELVKVEIDIPVQADHHQAIALAKEAAACSPYVYLKKPIIVITSTRYEFGRPLVRLTLKTYVMDVRLERRFASDITERVLDAYKEAGILPSLAA; encoded by the coding sequence ATGGAAGAAAAAGTCATCGAGCAATTCTTTGAATTGCTGTCATGGCGCAAGCTGCTCAACACCGCAGCCGTGCTAATCGTTACCTGGCTGGTGCTGATTGTGCTGGAAAAGGCGGTTTCCCTTCTGGCCGAACGCTTTCCGCGTTACCGGCAAGTGCCCAATCGCTTCTATCCGCTAGCGCGGGTGTTCATTTGGGGGGTGATCACGATTTTCGTCATCGTCGTGATTCTCGACCCACCGGATACCGTGCTGTTCACGCTGCTTGGATCCACTGGCCTGGCGATCGGTCTGGCGGCCCAGGACGGGCTGCGCAATATGTTGGCCGGATTGATGATCATGTTCAATCCGCCATACCGGGTCGGCGACATGATCGAGCTGGCCGGTCATTACGGCGAGGTGATCAAGCTCGACTGGAGCGTCACCTGGCTGCGCACTTTCGATGACAGCGTGGTCATGGTGCCGAACGGCGAAATCCTGAAAAACACCGTTTCCAACAGCAGCGCGGGTTCGCTCGATGAGCTGGTCAAAGTGGAAATTGATATTCCGGTTCAGGCAGATCACCATCAGGCCATCGCACTGGCCAAGGAAGCGGCAGCCTGCTCGCCTTACGTATACCTGAAGAAACCTATCATCGTGATAACCAGCACCCGCTATGAATTCGGCCGGCCGCTGGTACGCTTGACACTCAAAACCTATGTCATGGATGTGCGGCTGGAACGGCGCTTTGCCAGCGATATCACCGAGCGGGTGCTTGATGCCTATAAGGAAGCTGGCATCCTGCCCTCACTGGCAGCCTGA
- a CDS encoding carboxymuconolactone decarboxylase family protein: MPLVRPLSPDHDQEVAELATFFNETLGFCPNSVLTMQRRPAIAKAFIELNKAVMKNEGRVSSEQKRLIGYLTSANAGCRYCQAHTILAAHRYGGSDERLENIWAFRDSPLYTEAEKAAFEFALAASSVPNAVDETIQASLRAHWDDGEIVEILGVVALFGYLNRWNDSMGTTLEDDAEQAGKRWLGASGWQRGKHQ, from the coding sequence ATGCCACTGGTTCGCCCCCTGAGCCCCGACCACGACCAGGAAGTCGCCGAGCTGGCGACGTTCTTCAACGAAACGCTCGGCTTTTGCCCAAACAGCGTGCTGACCATGCAGCGTCGCCCCGCTATCGCCAAAGCCTTTATCGAGCTGAACAAGGCGGTAATGAAAAACGAAGGCCGGGTGAGCAGCGAACAGAAGCGGCTGATCGGCTACCTGACCTCAGCCAATGCCGGCTGCCGCTACTGCCAGGCTCATACGATACTGGCCGCGCACCGCTACGGCGGCAGCGACGAGCGACTGGAAAATATCTGGGCGTTTCGCGACAGCCCGCTCTATACCGAAGCCGAAAAAGCGGCGTTCGAATTCGCGCTGGCCGCCTCAAGCGTACCGAATGCCGTCGACGAAACGATTCAGGCCAGCTTGCGCGCGCATTGGGACGATGGCGAAATCGTCGAAATCCTTGGCGTCGTCGCACTGTTTGGGTACCTGAACCGCTGGAATGACAGCATGGGCACTACCTTAGAGGACGACGCTGAGCAGGCTGGTAAGCGTTGGTTGGGCGCAAGCGGCTGGCAGCGTGGTAAACACCAGTAG
- the ftsX gene encoding permease-like cell division protein FtsX, with amino-acid sequence MSEPRDSGAVFARPSWQSRFRMWLLGHREDSKRSLHELLRTPLNTLLTILVIAVAVALPTGLQVLLKNAEQVAGSFQGSSQITLYLKLDLPEAKGYQLTQELKRDNDIATATFQTREESLLEFKTLSGFGDALDYLEDNPLPAVITVQPTQLASTPEAAEKLLKRLRALPEVEEAQLDLAWLRRLYALMSVGERIATALAIGLGLAVILIIGNTIRLAIENRRAEIEVIKLVGATDSFIRRPFMYSGIWFGLLGGLMATILVTATIWWLDDPVRELAGLYQSSYQVKGLGFTDSLRVLLFATLLGLGGSIVSVNRHLKDIEPR; translated from the coding sequence ATGTCTGAACCACGCGATAGCGGCGCCGTGTTTGCCCGCCCAAGTTGGCAGTCGCGTTTTCGCATGTGGCTGCTCGGCCACCGCGAAGACAGTAAACGCAGCCTGCACGAATTGTTGCGCACGCCGCTGAACACCTTGCTGACCATTTTGGTCATCGCCGTCGCTGTGGCGCTACCAACCGGTCTGCAGGTGTTGCTGAAAAACGCCGAACAAGTCGCCGGCAGTTTTCAGGGCTCTAGCCAAATCACCTTGTATTTGAAACTCGATTTGCCGGAAGCCAAAGGCTATCAACTGACGCAAGAGTTAAAGCGCGACAACGACATCGCCACGGCGACGTTCCAAACTCGCGAAGAAAGTCTGTTGGAATTCAAAACGCTGTCCGGTTTTGGCGATGCGCTCGACTATCTCGAAGACAATCCACTACCAGCCGTGATCACCGTGCAGCCAACGCAGCTGGCCAGCACACCGGAAGCCGCGGAAAAATTGTTGAAGCGTCTGCGCGCGTTACCGGAAGTCGAAGAAGCCCAGCTCGATTTGGCCTGGCTCAGAAGGCTTTATGCGCTGATGTCGGTCGGCGAGCGCATCGCGACAGCACTGGCCATCGGCTTGGGCCTGGCCGTTATCCTGATCATCGGCAACACCATTCGCCTCGCGATTGAAAATCGCCGCGCCGAGATCGAAGTGATCAAACTGGTCGGTGCCACCGACTCGTTTATCCGTCGGCCGTTTATGTACTCGGGTATCTGGTTCGGGCTGCTCGGTGGGCTGATGGCGACTATCCTGGTCACCGCGACGATTTGGTGGTTGGACGATCCGGTCCGTGAGCTCGCCGGGCTTTATCAATCCAGCTATCAGGTCAAAGGTCTGGGATTCACTGACAGCCTGCGGGTGCTGCTGTTCGCGACCTTACTGGGCCTTGGCGGCTCGATTGTCTCGGTCAATCGCCATCTGAAGGATATCGAACCGCGCTGA
- a CDS encoding DUF418 domain-containing protein has protein sequence MDASRAMADSPMVSYPRYHSLDLIRGVAVLAILIVNIWAFAMPLAAYANPPVWGDLTGANKTAWLLSYVLVQEKFITIFSIMFGAGVTLFAEHAESKGQPAASLHYRRMATLLLFGLIHAYGIWSGDVLVAYAILGMIVYWFLPLRSRGILLSASVLVAISLLLILLFGFSMQKMPAEDLAEMRNFWSPSQEAITQELASLRADYLSQIPVRAKNTFELQTMVFSFYSFRLLAHMLIGVWLYRSGFLAGRLNDSAYVGVMLAGFGIGLPMAYTGANQLLVHDFAFDYAMGTGQLWNNIGSLLMAFGYMSLFLLWHRRGGLNAVRRALENAGRMAFTIYLSSSIICSLIFYGHGLGLMGQMERWQQLVLALTICLLLTVFAAFWLQHYKQGPLEALWRRLTYGRRASSTIPHSVQDKPGLNP, from the coding sequence ATGGATGCCTCTCGCGCGATGGCTGACAGCCCGATGGTTTCTTACCCGCGCTATCACAGTCTGGACTTGATTCGCGGTGTTGCCGTGCTGGCAATTCTGATCGTCAACATCTGGGCTTTTGCGATGCCGCTGGCCGCTTACGCCAATCCCCCGGTCTGGGGCGACTTGACTGGCGCCAATAAAACCGCCTGGCTGCTCAGCTATGTGCTGGTGCAGGAAAAATTCATCACGATTTTTTCGATCATGTTCGGTGCCGGTGTCACGCTGTTTGCCGAGCACGCCGAAAGCAAAGGTCAACCAGCCGCCAGCCTGCATTACCGGCGCATGGCGACGCTGCTGTTGTTCGGATTGATTCACGCCTACGGCATCTGGTCCGGCGATGTGCTGGTGGCTTACGCGATACTCGGCATGATCGTTTACTGGTTTCTGCCGCTGCGTTCGCGCGGCATTTTGCTCAGCGCCAGTGTGCTGGTGGCGATCAGTCTGTTGCTGATTCTGCTGTTCGGTTTTTCGATGCAAAAAATGCCGGCCGAAGATCTGGCCGAGATGCGTAACTTCTGGTCGCCGAGTCAGGAAGCCATCACTCAGGAGCTTGCCAGTCTGCGCGCCGATTACCTGAGCCAGATCCCGGTAAGAGCGAAAAACACCTTTGAATTGCAGACGATGGTCTTCAGCTTTTACAGCTTTCGTTTGCTGGCCCATATGTTGATTGGCGTCTGGCTTTATCGCAGCGGTTTTCTGGCAGGTAGGCTCAATGACAGCGCGTATGTCGGCGTCATGCTGGCCGGTTTCGGTATCGGTTTGCCGATGGCCTATACCGGCGCCAATCAATTGCTGGTGCACGATTTTGCCTTTGATTACGCGATGGGTACCGGCCAGCTCTGGAACAATATCGGTTCGCTGCTGATGGCGTTTGGCTACATGAGTTTGTTTTTGCTGTGGCATCGCCGTGGCGGCCTGAACGCGGTTCGCCGGGCGCTGGAAAATGCTGGCCGAATGGCATTCACGATTTATCTCAGCAGCAGCATCATCTGTTCACTGATTTTCTATGGCCATGGTCTTGGCCTGATGGGACAGATGGAACGTTGGCAGCAGTTGGTGCTGGCGCTGACCATCTGTTTGCTGCTAACGGTGTTCGCGGCATTCTGGCTGCAGCACTACAAACAAGGGCCGCTGGAGGCGTTATGGCGCCGGCTGACCTATGGCCGCCGCGCTTCGTCAACAATTCCGCACAGCGTTCAAGACAAGCCGGGCCTGAATCCGTAA
- the ftsE gene encoding cell division ATP-binding protein FtsE, whose product MIRFSEISKRYESGHEALRRLSFELQEGEMAFLTGHSGAGKSTVLRLIALMERPTQGQLWIGGQNLTRIHRRGIPYVRRQIGMIFQDHRLLFDRSVFDNVALPLVIAGFPHREIGKRVRAALDMVGLLSKEKNKPIMLSGGEQQRVGIARAVVNRPPILLADEPTGNLDPQLSAEIMGLFAKFNQVGCTVLIASHDLDLIEAMGKRIISLKNGLLQRDGAEVFDV is encoded by the coding sequence GTGATTCGATTTTCGGAAATCAGCAAGCGTTATGAGAGTGGCCATGAAGCCCTGCGACGCTTGAGCTTTGAACTGCAGGAAGGCGAAATGGCTTTCCTGACCGGCCATTCCGGCGCCGGCAAATCAACGGTACTGAGATTGATTGCCTTGATGGAGCGGCCAACGCAAGGCCAGCTCTGGATCGGCGGTCAGAACCTGACCCGTATCCATCGCCGCGGCATTCCGTATGTGCGCCGGCAAATCGGCATGATTTTCCAGGACCACCGCTTATTGTTTGATCGCTCGGTATTCGACAATGTCGCGCTGCCGCTGGTGATCGCCGGTTTTCCGCATCGGGAAATCGGCAAGCGGGTGCGCGCCGCGCTCGATATGGTCGGGCTGTTATCAAAAGAAAAAAACAAACCGATCATGCTCTCCGGTGGTGAACAACAACGCGTCGGCATCGCCCGCGCCGTGGTCAACCGACCGCCGATTCTGCTTGCCGACGAACCGACCGGTAACCTCGACCCGCAATTATCGGCCGAGATCATGGGCCTGTTCGCGAAATTCAATCAGGTCGGTTGCACCGTGTTAATTGCTTCGCACGATCTGGATTTGATCGAGGCGATGGGCAAACGCATCATCAGTTTGAAAAACGGCTTGCTGCAACGCGATGGCGCGGAGGTGTTTGATGTCTGA
- a CDS encoding 5-formyltetrahydrofolate cyclo-ligase translates to MTSTINQQKAAIRSQMRSKRRSLSASEKLIAAERFSGRALRDSAIRRARHIAIYLAFDGELDLSILTDALLAEGKAVYLPVLSRFTPPRLRFTRYQPGMAMRPNRYGIPEPVRRQFKPLRELDVVLMPLTAFDAHGGRLGMGGGFYDRTFPVRTMGSFEKPKLIGVAYRWQQVEVLPVEAHDRRVHRVLTD, encoded by the coding sequence ATGACTTCGACGATAAACCAACAAAAAGCGGCGATACGAAGTCAGATGCGCAGCAAGCGCCGGAGCTTGAGCGCCAGCGAAAAGCTGATTGCTGCCGAACGCTTCAGCGGCCGCGCGCTGCGCGACTCAGCAATACGCCGGGCCCGACACATTGCCATTTATCTCGCCTTTGATGGCGAACTGGATCTGTCGATTCTGACCGATGCACTGCTGGCCGAAGGCAAAGCCGTTTACCTGCCTGTGCTCAGCCGTTTCACGCCGCCGCGCCTGCGTTTCACCCGTTACCAGCCCGGCATGGCCATGCGGCCAAACCGCTACGGCATTCCGGAGCCGGTGCGTCGGCAGTTCAAACCTTTGCGCGAATTGGATGTCGTGCTGATGCCGCTGACCGCATTCGACGCCCATGGCGGCCGGCTCGGTATGGGCGGCGGTTTCTACGACCGAACCTTTCCGGTGCGCACGATGGGCAGTTTCGAGAAACCGAAATTGATTGGCGTTGCCTATCGCTGGCAGCAGGTCGAGGTGCTGCCGGTTGAGGCGCACGATCGGCGTGTGCACCGGGTGCTGACCGACTAG